Proteins found in one Odocoileus virginianus isolate 20LAN1187 ecotype Illinois chromosome 10, Ovbor_1.2, whole genome shotgun sequence genomic segment:
- the BMAL1 gene encoding basic helix-loop-helix ARNT-like protein 1 isoform X5, protein MSFLLKFTGQIWGAWWLEVRCPLGVAMSNIESMDTDKDDPHGRLEYTEHQGRIKNAREAHSQIEKRRRDKMNSFIDELASLVPTCNAMSRKLDKLTVLRMAVQHMKTLRGATNPYTEANYKPTFLSDDELKHLILRAADGFLFVVGCDRGKILFVSESVFKILNYSQNDLIGQSLFDYLHPKDIAKVKEQLSSSDTAPRERLIDAKTGLPVKTDITPGPSRLCSGARRSFFCRMKCNRPSVKVEDKDFPSTCSKKKADRKSFCTIHSTGYLKSWPPTKMGLDEDNEPDNEGCNLSCLVAIGRLHSHMLPQPANGEIRVKSMEYVSRHAIDGKFVFVDQRATAILAYLPQELLGTSCYEYFHQDDIGHLAECHRQVLQTREKITTNCYKFKIKDGSFITLRSRWFSFMNPWTKEVEYIVSTNTVVLANVLEGGDPSFPQLTASPHSMDSMLPSGEGGPKRTHPTVPGIPGGTRAGAGKIGRMIAEEIMEIHRIRGSSPSSCGSSPLNITSTPPPDASSPGGKKILNGGTPDIPSSGLLPGQAQENPGYPYSDSSSILGENPHIGIDMIDNDQGSSSPSNDEAAMAVIMSLLEADAGLGGPVDFSDLPWPL, encoded by the exons aGAAAGCATGGACACAGACAAAGATGACCCTCACGGAAG gtTAGAATACACAGAGCACCAAGGAAGAATCAAAAATGCAAG GGAAGCTCACAGTCAGATTGAAAAGAGGCGTCGGGATAAAATGAACAGTTTTATTGATGAACTGGCTTCTTTGGTACCAACGTGCAACGCAATGTCTAGGAAATTAGATAAACTTACTGTGCTGAGGATGGCTGTTCAGCACATGAAAACATTACGAG GTGCCACCAATCCATACACAGAAGCAAACTACAAGCCGACTTTTCTGTCAGATGATGAATTGAAACACCTTATTCTCAGG GCAGCAGATGGATTTTTGTTTGTCGTAGGATGTGACCGAGGGAAGATCCTCTTTGTGTCAGAGTCTGTCTTCAAGATCCTCAACTACAGCCAG AATGATCTGATTGGTCAGAGTTTATTTGACTACCTGCATCCTAAAGATATCGCCAAAGTCAAGGAGCAGCTCTCCTCTTCCGACACCGCACCCCGGGAGCGGCTCATAGACGCAAAAA CTGGACTTCCAGTTAAAACAGATATAACCCCTGGGCCATCTCGATTATGTTCTGGAGCACGGCGTTCTTTCTTCTGTAGGATGAAGTGTAACAGGCCTTCAGTAAAAGTGGAAGACAAGGATTTCCCCTCCACCTGCTCCAAGAAAAAAG CAGATcgaaaaagcttctgcacaatcCACAGCACAGGCTATCTGAAAAGCTGGCCGCCCACAAAGATGGGGCTGGATGAAGACAACGAGCCAGACAACGAGGGGTGTAATCTCAGCTGCCTTGTCGCCATCGGACGGCTGCACTCTCACATGCTTCCACAGCCGGCAAACGGGGAAATCAGGGTGAAATCAATGGAGTATGTCTCCCGGCACGCGATAGATGGGAAGTTTGTTTTTGTAGACCAGAG ggCAACAGCTATTTTGGCATATTTACCACAAGAACTTCTAGGCACGTCGTGTTATGAGTATTTCCATCAAGACGACATAGGACATCTCGCAGAATGTCATAGGCAGG TTTTACAGACAAGAGAAAAAATTACCACTAACTGCTACAAGTTTAAAATCAAAGATGGTTCTTTCATCACACTACGGAGTCGGTGGTTCAGTTTCATGAACCCTTGGACCAAGGAAGTAGAGTACATTGTCTCCACCAACACCGTTGTTTT AGCCAACGTCCTGGAAGGCGGGGACCCCAGCTTCCCGCAGCTCACAGCGTCCCCCCACAGCATGGACAGCATGCTGCCCTCTGGAGAAG GTGGCCCGAAGAGGACCCACCCCACTGTTCCAGGGATTCCAGGGGGaaccagggctggggcaggaaaaATAGGTCGCATGATTGCTGAGGAAATCATGGAAATCCACAG GATAAGAGGGTCATCGCCTTCCAGCTGTGGCTCCAGCCCATTGAACATCACAAGTACACCTCCCCCTGATGCCTCTTCTCCAGGAGGCAAGAAG attttaaaTGGAGGGACTCCAGACATTCCTTCCAGTGGCCTACTACCAGGGCAGGCTCAGGAGAATCCAGGCTATCCATATTCTGATAGTTCTTCTATTCTTG GTGAAAACCCTCACATAGGCATAGACATGATAGACAACGATCAAGGCTCAAGTAGTCCCAGTAAT